Proteins co-encoded in one Petrotoga sp. 9PW.55.5.1 genomic window:
- a CDS encoding iron ABC transporter permease — MHIQSQRKILTLLIVLLISVFIISLFIGRYKISISDILTNMGTRIIREEPINSNDWNVFFYIRLPRIILVTIVGAILSMTGATYQSVFRNPLASPSILGVSAGSAFGVALGILLNKEGLLGPYLFSFSFGLIAVFLTFYISVWSKVKGVTVLVLAGMAVTSFFNAGVSLIQYLADPYEKLPNIVFWLMGGFNRAGWREVYISLFTMVPGIIILLILRWHLNVMSMGDEEAISMGVNVKWTRILLIFVSTVMIAPTVAVAGQVTWIGLVTPHIARYIIGANHRYMLPAAGVLGGILLLIMDNIARTLTPSEIPISIVTAFIGAPFFVYLLIRRRESGWNQ; from the coding sequence ATGCATATACAAAGTCAAAGAAAAATATTGACACTATTAATTGTGTTATTAATCTCGGTTTTTATAATTTCTCTTTTTATAGGGAGATACAAAATATCTATATCTGATATTTTAACAAATATGGGAACACGAATTATTAGAGAAGAGCCTATAAATAGCAACGATTGGAACGTTTTTTTCTATATACGTTTACCAAGAATAATTTTAGTAACTATAGTTGGTGCTATTTTATCCATGACTGGGGCGACATATCAAAGCGTTTTTAGAAATCCTTTAGCTTCACCTTCGATTTTAGGAGTATCAGCTGGATCAGCTTTTGGGGTAGCTTTAGGGATTTTGCTGAACAAAGAGGGTTTGTTAGGACCTTACTTATTCTCCTTTTCTTTTGGGCTTATAGCGGTGTTTTTGACTTTTTATATCTCTGTATGGAGTAAAGTTAAGGGAGTTACAGTTTTAGTCTTAGCTGGAATGGCTGTAACTTCTTTTTTCAATGCAGGAGTTTCTTTAATACAGTACTTAGCTGATCCCTATGAGAAATTACCAAATATTGTTTTTTGGCTGATGGGAGGATTTAACAGAGCAGGATGGAGAGAGGTTTATATTTCTCTATTTACTATGGTTCCAGGTATTATAATACTTTTAATATTAAGATGGCATTTAAACGTTATGTCAATGGGGGATGAAGAAGCTATATCGATGGGTGTCAACGTTAAATGGACGAGGATATTACTAATATTTGTGAGTACTGTGATGATTGCTCCAACAGTTGCTGTTGCAGGCCAAGTGACTTGGATAGGTTTGGTAACTCCTCATATAGCTAGATATATTATAGGAGCGAATCATAGGTATATGCTTCCAGCAGCAGGTGTTTTAGGAGGCATATTGTTATTAATTATGGATAATATTGCACGAACTCTCACTCCATCTGAGATACCTATAAGTATTGTTACTGCATTTATTGGCGCTCCTTTTTTTGTGTATCTTCTTATACGTAGAAGAGAAAGTGGGTGGAATCAATGA
- the ade gene encoding adenine deaminase translates to MSNKNLLSVALGKEKADIVFKNGKIIDVFNERIIEEDLAISNGKIIGWGNYSGVKEIDLNGKYISPGFIDAHLHLESTMVSVEEFAKTVIPLGTLTIVADPHEIANVAGEIGVEYFLNLGKNLPWNFNLMIPSCVPVTPFDKSGAVLDALKIKEMLSKNQFFGLGEVMDFEGVINGQDYIWDKIELMQNYFIDGHAPKLNGKLLNAYLLAGIRADHETTTSQEALEKVSKGLYVMVREGSVTRDLESILPAINDSNVSYFLFATDDRHPEDLLSEGHINFMIKKAINLGMNPLRAIRLATINAAKALGINYLGAIAPGYQADLIIVDNLNELTIKEVYKDGILVAKDGKFLFSINSGNSPKPELVFNSIKIPKIKENDFHLPHGKTYRVMSLIKDQIVTKLDFFSPESELYEDELIKNGINKIAVVERYQKNGKIGLGLLKGFNLKSGAIASSIAHDSHNIIVIGSNSYDMKVAVEKISELHGGIVVTKDGNVLDFLPLPVGGLVSEEPIEYVSQKLKDLRKIVYDLGVKIQSPFMTLAFMGLPVVPELKITCEGLYDVVNHSFVSLVLE, encoded by the coding sequence ATGTCTAATAAGAACCTTTTGTCCGTTGCTTTAGGAAAAGAAAAGGCAGATATTGTTTTTAAAAATGGTAAAATAATTGACGTTTTTAATGAAAGAATTATTGAAGAAGACTTGGCCATTTCGAATGGGAAAATTATTGGTTGGGGTAATTATTCTGGAGTTAAAGAAATTGATTTAAATGGGAAATACATTTCTCCCGGTTTTATTGATGCTCATTTGCATTTAGAAAGCACAATGGTTTCTGTTGAAGAGTTTGCTAAGACAGTCATTCCCTTAGGAACATTAACGATTGTTGCTGATCCCCATGAAATTGCAAACGTTGCTGGAGAGATAGGTGTTGAATATTTTCTTAATTTAGGAAAGAATTTACCTTGGAATTTTAATTTAATGATTCCTTCTTGTGTTCCCGTAACTCCTTTTGATAAATCAGGCGCCGTTTTAGATGCTTTAAAGATAAAAGAAATGTTATCAAAAAATCAATTCTTTGGTTTAGGAGAGGTAATGGATTTCGAAGGTGTTATAAATGGTCAGGATTATATATGGGATAAGATAGAGTTAATGCAAAATTATTTTATCGATGGTCATGCACCAAAATTAAACGGTAAATTATTAAATGCTTATCTTTTAGCGGGTATTAGAGCGGACCACGAAACAACAACTTCACAAGAGGCTTTAGAAAAAGTTTCTAAAGGTTTGTATGTAATGGTAAGAGAAGGTTCGGTTACAAGAGATTTAGAAAGTATATTACCAGCAATAAACGACTCTAATGTTAGCTATTTTCTATTTGCAACAGATGATAGGCATCCTGAAGATTTATTATCAGAAGGACATATTAATTTCATGATTAAAAAGGCCATAAATTTGGGTATGAATCCTTTAAGAGCAATTAGGCTTGCAACAATTAATGCAGCTAAAGCCCTTGGGATCAATTATTTAGGAGCTATTGCCCCTGGTTATCAAGCGGATTTAATTATTGTAGATAATTTGAATGAGCTAACTATAAAGGAAGTTTATAAAGATGGAATTTTGGTAGCAAAAGATGGAAAGTTTCTTTTTTCTATAAATAGTGGTAATTCACCAAAGCCAGAGCTGGTATTTAACTCTATTAAAATTCCTAAAATTAAAGAAAATGATTTTCATCTGCCACATGGTAAAACTTATAGAGTCATGAGTTTAATAAAAGATCAGATAGTTACTAAATTAGATTTTTTTTCTCCAGAATCCGAATTATATGAAGATGAATTAATAAAAAATGGGATAAATAAAATTGCAGTTGTGGAAAGGTACCAGAAAAATGGTAAAATAGGACTAGGCTTATTAAAAGGATTTAATTTAAAATCCGGCGCAATTGCTAGCTCAATAGCTCATGATTCTCATAATATCATAGTTATAGGGAGCAATTCTTACGATATGAAAGTTGCTGTTGAAAAGATATCTGAACTTCATGGTGGAATCGTTGTAACTAAAGATGGAAACGTGCTAGATTTTTTACCGTTACCAGTTGGAGGATTAGTTTCTGAAGAACCTATTGAATATGTTTCACAAAAGTTGAAAGATCTAAGAAAAATCGTCTACGACTTAGGTGTAAAGATTCAAAGTCCATTTATGACTTTAGCTTTTATGGGTTTACCAGTTGTTCCAGAACTAAAAATTACTTGCGAAGGATTGTACGATGTTGTAAACCATTCCTTCGTAAGTTTGGTGTTAGAATAA
- a CDS encoding 4Fe-4S binding protein, whose protein sequence is MADISVNLLGMLLKNPVMPAAGPPIRNGEAAHRAKEGGAGAIVTKTVSVEAAKVPKPNMAQVKGGFINTELWSELPLEKWIEEEYPKVVETGLPVIIGVGYTAEEIREVIPKVEKFADGFELSTHYLGGDPTPMINSIKAAKESTDLPVMVKLSPQIDIPTFSKEAEKAGADGIVLINSFGPTLDIDLETGRALLGSKNGYGWLSGQAIFPLALKSVFEAVKSVNIPVIGVGGISTAKEAVKMIMAGAQAVQVCTAAILTGPQIYGKISKDIENFLDSHGYKSLDEIRGIAQQNIIDQPRYELVIPNVNDEKCTECGLCLKSCVYDAIHLVKSLNSVRIDKDKCEGCGLCVSRCNFNALTI, encoded by the coding sequence ATGGCTGATATATCTGTTAATCTTTTGGGAATGTTATTAAAAAATCCAGTTATGCCCGCGGCAGGACCCCCTATTAGAAACGGTGAGGCTGCTCATAGAGCAAAAGAAGGTGGAGCTGGAGCTATAGTCACTAAAACCGTTTCCGTTGAAGCTGCAAAAGTTCCAAAACCTAATATGGCTCAAGTTAAAGGTGGTTTTATAAACACAGAATTATGGTCCGAACTTCCTTTAGAAAAATGGATAGAGGAAGAGTATCCAAAAGTGGTTGAAACAGGATTGCCAGTTATTATTGGAGTAGGATATACCGCTGAAGAAATTAGAGAAGTTATTCCAAAGGTAGAAAAATTTGCAGATGGTTTTGAATTATCAACTCATTATTTAGGTGGCGATCCAACCCCTATGATTAACAGTATCAAAGCTGCCAAAGAGTCAACTGATCTTCCTGTAATGGTTAAATTAAGTCCACAGATTGATATTCCTACATTTTCCAAAGAAGCTGAAAAAGCTGGTGCAGACGGGATTGTGCTGATAAATTCTTTTGGTCCAACATTGGATATAGATTTGGAAACTGGACGAGCCTTACTAGGTAGTAAAAATGGTTATGGTTGGCTTTCAGGACAAGCGATCTTTCCTTTGGCACTTAAATCCGTCTTTGAGGCGGTAAAATCCGTTAATATTCCTGTCATTGGTGTAGGAGGTATAAGTACCGCTAAAGAGGCCGTAAAGATGATTATGGCAGGTGCTCAAGCTGTACAGGTATGTACGGCAGCTATTTTAACCGGCCCACAAATATATGGAAAAATATCTAAAGACATTGAAAATTTTCTTGATAGTCATGGTTACAAATCTTTAGATGAAATTAGAGGGATTGCCCAACAGAATATTATTGATCAGCCAAGGTATGAGTTGGTAATACCTAATGTTAACGATGAAAAGTGTACAGAATGTGGTCTTTGTTTAAAAAGTTGTGTTTATGATGCAATACATTTGGTTAAATCACTTAACAGTGTAAGAATTGATAAGGATAAGTGTGAAGGATGCGGTTTGTGTGTTTCTAGATGCAATTTTAATGCCTTAACTATCTGA
- a CDS encoding ABC transporter substrate-binding protein produces MKKYFLFFIFIILLMLTTLFSSDFVIVRDMIGREVKVPLNVERIITTYKPATQFVFALNEQDKLVGVDDGSSREKLFSYIYPEIKNLTPVGSKREGVNIETIASLHPDVVILFPHNEAELTASKLEQLGIASFVINPESLEQIRETNILLGKVLGLEEKARIVDEQFENILNILQRTKNLPNNQKKVIYFANSELLDTVGEGLLQNDMIELAGGINPAAMNKKGFVKISPEQLIVWNPDMVVTSQLYRGNIDDLLNDPKYRYVNAFKNKEVYRFPSELEPWDFPSPSSYLGMLWLAINAHPDLFTDIDYEQIVNDFYYTLYGISYNELLNKANN; encoded by the coding sequence ATGAAAAAGTATTTCTTATTCTTTATATTTATTATCTTATTAATGCTAACTACGCTTTTTTCTTCTGACTTTGTTATTGTGAGAGATATGATTGGAAGAGAAGTGAAAGTTCCCCTTAATGTTGAAAGAATTATAACTACCTATAAACCGGCTACACAGTTTGTCTTTGCATTAAATGAGCAAGATAAGTTAGTAGGTGTAGATGATGGATCAAGTAGAGAAAAATTATTCAGTTACATATATCCAGAAATAAAAAATTTAACGCCTGTGGGTTCAAAAAGAGAAGGAGTAAATATTGAAACAATCGCTTCACTACATCCAGATGTGGTTATTTTATTTCCCCATAACGAAGCAGAATTAACAGCTTCTAAACTTGAACAATTAGGGATAGCATCTTTCGTAATCAATCCGGAAAGTTTGGAACAAATTAGAGAAACTAACATATTACTTGGTAAAGTATTAGGTTTAGAAGAAAAGGCAAGAATAGTCGATGAACAGTTTGAAAATATTCTTAATATATTACAAAGGACAAAGAACTTACCAAACAATCAAAAAAAAGTTATTTATTTTGCTAATTCAGAATTATTAGATACAGTTGGAGAAGGTTTATTGCAAAATGATATGATAGAATTAGCAGGGGGTATAAATCCTGCCGCAATGAACAAAAAAGGTTTTGTGAAGATTTCCCCTGAACAATTGATCGTTTGGAATCCTGATATGGTAGTTACTTCTCAATTATATAGAGGGAATATAGATGATTTATTAAATGATCCTAAATATCGTTATGTCAATGCTTTTAAAAATAAAGAAGTTTATCGATTCCCTTCAGAATTAGAACCATGGGATTTTCCTAGTCCTTCTTCATATTTAGGAATGTTATGGTTGGCTATAAACGCTCATCCCGATTTATTTACAGATATTGATTATGAACAAATTGTAAATGATTTTTATTATACATTGTACGGGATCTCTTACAATGAACTTTTAAATAAGGCAAATAACTAA
- a CDS encoding NCS2 family permease, which produces MAESKQVGFLERTFKLKENGTNVRTEVLAGITTFMTMAYIIFVNPSILSDAGMPFNGVFIATIAGAILGTVMMALLTNYPFALASGMGLNAFFAYSVVIGMGVTWQTALGLVFIEGIIFIILSVTPVRQMIVNSIPMGLKTGISSGIGLFIAFIGLQNAGIVVADPATLVRMGDIFSGTALIAILGLIITGILHALRVKGALLIGIIIATILGLFNGVTPTPQGVVALPKMADWNQVLFELDLRSAFSFSMIGVLISFLFVDLFDTAGTLVGVSQQAGYLKEDGSLPKADKALLADAIATTGGALFGTSTVTTYVESASGVSEGGRTGLTGYVVAILFFLSLFFQPIIAIVPGAATAPALIIVGVMMLSNIRSIKWDDFTEVLPAFVAMIAMPLTYSISNGIALGFITYPIIKLFTGKAKEVHWLVYLLCVLFIVYFIWL; this is translated from the coding sequence ATGGCTGAATCAAAACAGGTAGGCTTTTTGGAAAGAACTTTTAAATTGAAGGAAAACGGAACTAACGTTAGGACGGAAGTATTGGCAGGGATTACCACGTTTATGACCATGGCTTATATTATTTTCGTAAACCCATCTATTTTGAGTGATGCTGGTATGCCTTTCAATGGAGTCTTTATTGCTACTATTGCAGGAGCTATTTTAGGTACTGTGATGATGGCACTTTTAACGAACTATCCTTTTGCATTAGCTTCAGGAATGGGATTGAACGCATTTTTTGCTTATTCTGTTGTTATAGGAATGGGAGTTACTTGGCAAACCGCTCTTGGTCTTGTATTTATTGAAGGTATCATATTTATTATCTTGAGCGTTACCCCTGTTAGACAAATGATAGTTAACTCTATTCCCATGGGCTTAAAAACAGGTATAAGTTCTGGAATTGGTTTGTTTATAGCTTTTATTGGATTACAAAATGCTGGAATAGTGGTAGCTGATCCCGCTACTTTAGTTAGAATGGGCGACATATTTTCGGGAACGGCTTTAATCGCTATTTTAGGCTTAATCATTACTGGAATTTTGCACGCATTAAGAGTTAAAGGGGCTTTACTAATAGGTATTATTATTGCAACTATCTTAGGATTGTTCAATGGGGTTACGCCAACTCCTCAAGGGGTAGTGGCTTTGCCTAAAATGGCAGATTGGAATCAGGTTTTATTTGAATTAGACTTAAGATCAGCCTTTAGCTTTAGTATGATAGGTGTTTTAATTTCTTTCTTATTCGTAGACCTTTTCGATACAGCCGGAACTTTAGTAGGAGTTAGCCAACAAGCAGGATATTTGAAAGAGGACGGTTCTCTTCCAAAGGCAGATAAAGCTCTCTTGGCGGATGCTATAGCTACAACAGGCGGAGCTCTTTTTGGAACAAGTACAGTAACAACATATGTTGAATCTGCTTCTGGAGTTTCTGAAGGAGGTAGAACAGGTCTTACAGGTTATGTTGTTGCAATTTTATTTTTCTTATCACTGTTTTTTCAACCAATAATTGCTATAGTTCCAGGTGCAGCAACTGCTCCAGCTTTGATAATAGTAGGTGTAATGATGTTATCCAATATAAGGTCTATTAAATGGGATGACTTTACAGAAGTTTTACCCGCTTTTGTTGCTATGATAGCTATGCCACTAACTTATTCAATTTCAAATGGAATAGCTTTAGGATTCATTACATATCCAATAATTAAATTATTCACTGGAAAAGCTAAAGAGGTTCATTGGTTAGTATATCTTTTATGTGTATTGTTTATCGTGTATTTTATATGGTTATAA
- a CDS encoding nucleoside-triphosphatase translates to MINNIFLTGRIGVGKTTIIKKILKKLKPKIGGFTVYKEGEIFNWNAFYLIESSYLIDEKIVLNLSEENRFAYRKENYFKWLVNTKAFDEVGVRLLSPSNFVDIIIMDELGRFELNAYEFQKKVYSLLDSKIPVLGVIKDESNEFLDKIRNRTDVEIFKITEENRESQYEDVYNLVKNLISYQKSF, encoded by the coding sequence GTGATTAACAATATATTTTTAACTGGCAGAATCGGGGTTGGAAAAACAACCATTATAAAAAAGATTTTAAAGAAACTGAAACCAAAAATCGGAGGCTTTACGGTTTATAAAGAGGGAGAAATATTCAATTGGAATGCTTTTTATCTAATTGAGAGCAGTTATCTAATCGATGAAAAAATTGTTTTAAATTTATCTGAAGAGAATAGATTCGCATATCGAAAAGAGAATTACTTTAAGTGGTTAGTTAATACAAAAGCCTTTGATGAAGTTGGTGTGAGATTACTTTCTCCGTCGAATTTTGTTGACATTATTATAATGGACGAATTAGGTAGATTTGAATTAAATGCTTATGAATTTCAAAAAAAGGTGTATTCTCTATTAGATTCTAAAATTCCTGTTTTAGGTGTCATAAAAGATGAATCAAATGAATTTCTTGATAAAATTCGTAATAGAACAGATGTAGAAATTTTTAAAATTACCGAAGAGAATAGAGAGAGCCAATACGAAGATGTATATAATTTAGTTAAAAATTTAATAAGTTATCAAAAATCTTTTTGA
- a CDS encoding ABC transporter ATP-binding protein, which produces MIKVKNLSFSYEPNKKTIDDINFSFNKGELVALLGPNGSGKTTILKCLNGLLKPYFGEIYIEDTNIRHLKNREIAKLISVVPQEHASVFSYSVLDIVSMGVTPYLTLGKMPNKKDYQKAFEMLKFFNIGKLSEKNFNQLSGGEKQLVLIARALMQDTDYLVMDEPTSHLDFKNQYLLMKEMKKLSEEGKGVITALHDPNLALRFCDKIIMVKNGKIISSGKKEKVMNAKNLQTLYEVDISVDYIKDKSIIYIN; this is translated from the coding sequence ATGATAAAGGTTAAAAACCTATCTTTTTCATATGAACCTAATAAAAAAACAATCGATGATATTAATTTTTCTTTTAATAAAGGAGAGCTTGTAGCTTTGTTAGGACCAAATGGTTCTGGGAAAACTACTATTTTGAAATGTTTAAATGGCCTATTAAAACCGTATTTCGGAGAAATTTATATCGAAGATACTAATATCCGCCATTTAAAAAATAGAGAGATTGCCAAACTTATTAGCGTTGTACCTCAAGAACATGCATCGGTTTTTTCTTATTCTGTGTTGGATATAGTATCAATGGGTGTAACGCCTTATCTAACCTTAGGGAAAATGCCTAATAAGAAAGATTACCAGAAGGCTTTTGAAATGCTGAAATTTTTCAATATTGGAAAGCTTTCAGAAAAAAATTTCAATCAATTAAGTGGTGGAGAAAAGCAATTAGTTTTAATAGCAAGAGCTTTGATGCAAGATACTGATTATTTAGTAATGGATGAACCTACATCTCATTTGGATTTTAAAAATCAGTACTTATTAATGAAAGAAATGAAAAAGTTGAGTGAAGAAGGAAAAGGGGTTATTACTGCTCTACATGATCCAAATTTGGCTCTCAGATTTTGCGATAAAATTATTATGGTAAAAAATGGAAAAATAATTTCAAGTGGTAAAAAAGAAAAAGTTATGAATGCAAAGAATCTTCAAACTCTGTATGAAGTTGATATATCGGTAGATTATATTAAGGATAAAAGCATTATTTACATAAATTAA
- a CDS encoding NTP transferase domain-containing protein, with the protein MVTSIVLAAGESKRMGEIKQLLPWEDKTIIESVVFNLIRCQYIKEIRVVLGANYEKIKPIFSNISEKKIKVLINENYKNGMITTVWTGLKLLPKDTEYILFTLGDMPLIRTATYNQLMTELIKSKPPILAPTYMGCRGHPLIVHKTFVPDIFKLNGPGGLRNLLKLYPEKINYLEIEDEGILIDIDTPEEYEKYKH; encoded by the coding sequence ATGGTTACGTCCATAGTTTTGGCAGCTGGAGAATCTAAAAGAATGGGAGAAATAAAGCAGTTACTTCCTTGGGAAGATAAAACTATAATAGAGAGCGTTGTTTTCAATCTAATACGTTGTCAATATATAAAAGAGATAAGAGTTGTACTTGGAGCTAATTATGAAAAAATTAAACCAATTTTTTCTAATATTAGTGAAAAGAAAATAAAAGTATTAATTAATGAAAATTATAAAAACGGAATGATAACAACCGTTTGGACAGGTTTGAAACTTCTCCCAAAAGATACAGAATATATTCTTTTTACTTTGGGAGACATGCCTTTAATTAGAACAGCTACTTATAATCAATTGATGACAGAATTAATTAAAAGTAAGCCCCCTATTTTAGCCCCTACATATATGGGCTGTAGGGGGCATCCTTTGATAGTTCATAAAACATTTGTACCCGATATATTTAAGTTAAATGGGCCTGGTGGGCTAAGGAATCTTTTGAAACTTTACCCTGAAAAAATTAATTATTTAGAAATAGAAGATGAAGGTATATTAATTGACATTGATACTCCCGAGGAATACGAAAAATATAAACATTAA